From Medicago truncatula cultivar Jemalong A17 chromosome 7, MtrunA17r5.0-ANR, whole genome shotgun sequence, a single genomic window includes:
- the LOC11432960 gene encoding uncharacterized protein, translated as MRGITSCYNEHAIRVSDLYCSRPSNSIIPKLNNLSIQNSVTCIYKLNFISIQQQFLITLTWTKKLIGQGFIINITSDSDYVNVFSKFNGNPRLLLKQNKGTDTFQYQNFEVKVLWDLSDAKYDEGPEPVNGFYVMVLVNSELGLFLGDKEEDSLENLEDKKNHDAKFSMVSRSERFYGTSVYATKAKFSETGISHDILIKCGVEEEGSTSKSHMLCLFMDKKIVFKVKRLKWNFRGNQTIFVDGLVVDMMWDLHDWIFNPSNIDSVSAVFMFRTRSGLNSRLWLEEKNLQKQKEQDRIGFSLLICGCKNPD; from the coding sequence ATGAGAGGCATAACATCTTGTTACAATGAACATGCTATTAGAGTATCTGATTTATATTGTTCAAGAccttcaaattcaatcattCCAAAACTCAATaacctttcaattcaaaattcAGTTACTTGCATATACAAACTCAACTTTatctcaattcaacaacaatttctCATCACACTAACTTGGACCAAGAAACTCATTGGACAAGGTTTCATCATAAACATCActtctgattctgattatgtCAATGTTTTCTCAAAATTCAATGGAAATCCTCGTCTATTATTGAAACAGAACAAAGGTACTGATACGtttcaatatcaaaattttgaagtCAAAGTTTTATGGGATCTTTCTGATGCTAAGTATGATGAAGGACCTGAACCGGTTAATGGATTTTACGTCATGGTTTTGGTGAACTCTGAATTGGGTTTATTCCTCGGAGACAAAGAAGAAGATTCGTTGGAGAACTTGGAAGATAAGAAAAACCATGATGCAAAATTCTCAATGGTTTCAAGAAGTGAAAGATTTTATGGTACAAGTGTTTATGCAACAAAGGCAAAGTTTTCTGAAACAGGAATTTCACACGATATATTGATAAAGTGTGGAGTAGAAGAAGAAGGATCAACATCAAAGAGTCACatgttatgtttgtttatgGATAAGAAGATTGTGTTTAAGGTGAAGAGATTGAAGTGGAATTTTCGTGGCAATCAAACAATTTTTGTGGATGGTTTGGTAGTGGATATGATGTGGGATTTGCATGATTGGATTTTCAATCCTAGTAATATTGATTCTGTTTCTGCTGTTTTTATGTTTAGGACAAGGAGTGGTTTGAATAGTAGATTATGGTTGGAAGAGAAGAATTTGCAGAAACAAAAGGAACAAGATAGAATTGGATTCTCTTTGTTGATATGTGGATGTAAGAACCCTGATTGA
- the LOC120576861 gene encoding fructose-bisphosphate aldolase 6, cytosolic — MSAFKSKYQDELIANAAYIGSPGKGILAADESTGTIGKRLASINVENVETNRRALRELLFTTPGAFECLSGVILFEETLYQKTAAGKPFVELLKEGGVLPGIKVDKGTVELAGTNGETTTQGLDGLGQRCQKYYEAGARFAKWRAVLKIGPNEPSELAIHENAYGLARYAVICQENGLVPIVEPEILVDGSHDINKCAEVTERVLAACYKALNDHHVLLEGTLLKPNMVTPGSDSPKVSPEVIAEYTVKALQRTVPAAVPAVLFLSGGQSEEEATLNLNAMNKLNGKKPWGLSFSFGRALQQSTLKAWAGKDENIKKAQDAFISRCRANSHATLGTYKGDATLGEGASESLHVKDYKY, encoded by the exons ATGTCTGCCTTCAAGAGCAAATACCAAG ATGAACTCATTGCCAATGCTGCTTACATCGGCAGCCCAGGGAAGGGTATCCTTGCCGCTGATGAATCAACTGGTACAATTGGGAAGCGTTTGGCCAGCATTAATGTTGAGAATGTTGAAACAAACAGGCGTGCTCTCCGTGAACTCCTTTTCACCACCCCTGGTGCTTTTGAGTGTCTCAGTGGTGTGATTTTGTTTGAGGAAACTCTTTATCAAAAGACAGCTGCAG GAAAACCTTTCGTAGAGTTGTTGAAGGAAGGAGGAGTTCTTCCTGGCATTAAGGTTGACAAGGGCACTGTAGAGCTAGCTGGAACCAATGGGGAAACCACCACCCAAGGTTTGGATGGCCTTGGTCAGCGTTGCCAAAAGTACTATGAAGCTGGCGCCCGATTCGCGAAGTGGCGTGCTGTCCTCAAGATTGGTCCCAACGAGCCATCTGAGCTGGCTATCCACGAGAACGCCTATGGTCTAGCTCGCTACGCTGTCATATGCCAAGAAAATGGCTTAGTTCCTATAGTCGAGCCCGAAATCCTCGTAGATGGATCTCATGACATCAACAAGTGTGCCGAGGTGACTGAACGTGTTCTGGCTGCATGCTACAAAGCTTTAAACGATCATCATGTTCTGCTGGAAGGCACCCTTTTGAAGCCTAACATGGTCACCCCTGGTTCAGATTCTCCAAAGGTTTCCCCCGAAGTTATAGCCGAGTATACCGTTAAAGCTTTGCAGCGAACCGTTCCGGCTGCCGTTCCTGCTGTCCTGTTCTTATCTGGTGGACAGAGTGAGGAGGAGGCAACACTCAATCTCAATGCCATGAACAAGTTGAATGGAAAGAAGCCGTGGGgactttctttctcttttggaAGAGCACTTCAGCAGAGTACTCTCAAGGCATGGGCTGGGAAAGATGAAAACATTAAGAAGGCTCAGGATGCATTCATCTCCAGGTGCAGGGCTAACTCACATGCAACTTTGGGAACCTATAAAGGTGATGCTACCCTGGGTGAAGGTGCCTCTGAGTCTCTCCATGTCAAGGATTACAAATACTAA
- the LOC120577181 gene encoding trihelix transcription factor PTL, which translates to MEMEDHNQHYDSNSITDLRQLINIVPRSTTNNFPTAELFPAGNPHQQHYEMMMFGRQVADIIPRCLHDFVSTDSPAVATTATPTNTTTSASTPSFSGNLEAETTAFIAVDASTGRWPRQETLTLLEIRSRLDPQFKEATQKGPLWDQLSRIMCEEHGYQRSGKKCREKFENLYKYYKKTKEGKAGRQDGKHYRFFRQLEALYGENNNPSSSSLPQNNFCTNNNEEMFHSHINKHCDSLSLTNSTEFDTSSSDDDDNDHSTHEGIKENEFSMDKRKKRIGGRSFWKVKIKDFIDSQLKKLVAKQEEWMEKLTKTLEQKEKERVLREEEWRKQEKERLEKEHKFWAKERAWIEARDAALMEALQKLTGNNDEIIKTQSSSHDGNKKRKENSRSCFYFDDNNNVDRSCLYNVNNGDGAGSYCDVNDQREELGRVQTNDGSNSNNVVAAENCFPFLMSTEGGNLWENYNLKVNKANQNQ; encoded by the exons ATGGAAATGGAAGACCATAATCAACACTATGATAGTAATAGTATCACTGATCTTAGACAACTCATTAATATTGTTCCAAGATCAACTACCAACAATTTCCCTACGGCGGAGCTATTCCCCGCCGGCAACCCACATCAACAACACtatgagatgatgatgtttGGTAGACAAGTAGCAGATATAATTCCTCGTTGTCTTCATGATTTTGTTTCAACAGATTCACCTGCTGTTGCTACTACTGCCACTCCTACCAACACTACCACTAGTGCTTCAACTCCTTCATTTAGTGGTAATTTAGAAGCTGAAACTACTGCTTTCATTGCTGTTGATGCTTCAACTGGAAGATGGCCTAGACAAGAGACTCTTACACTTCTTGAGATTAGATCTCGTCTTGATCCTCAATTCAAAGAAGCTACTCAAAAAGGTCCTCTTTGGGATCAACTTTCTAG GATAATGTGTGAAGAACATGGCTATCAAAGGAGTGGGAAAAAATGCAGGGAGAAGTTTGAGAATCTATACAAATACTACAAAAAGACCAAGGAAGGAAAAGCAGGAAGACAAGATGGGAAGCACTACAGATTCTTTCGACAACTTGAAGCCTTATATGGAGAAAACAATAAcccttcttcatcttcactcccacaaaacaatttttgtaccaacaacaatgaagaaatgTTTCATTCCCACATCAACAAACATTGTGATAGTCTCAGCCTCACAAACTCCACTGAATTCGACACATCATCGTCGGATGATGATGACAATGATCATAGTACTCATGAGGGGATCAAAGAGAATGAGTTCTCCATGGATAAGAGAAAAAAGAGGATTGGTGGAAGAAGCTTCTGGAAGGTAAAGATAAAAGACTTCATTGATTCACAGCTGAAGAAATTGGTGGCGAAGCAAGAGGAATGGATGGAGAAACTCACAAAGACATTGGaacaaaaggaaaaagagagggtGCTAAGAGAAGAAGAGTGGAGGAAACAAGAGAAAGAAAGGTTGGAAAAAGAGCATAAATTTTGGGCTAAAGAAAGAGCATGGATTGAAGCTAGGGATGCTGCTTTAATGGAAGCTTTGCAAAAATTAACAGGTAATAATGATGAGATAATAAAGACTCAATCTTCTTCTCATGATGGAAATAAGAAGAGAAAGGAAAACTCAAGGAGTTGCTTTTACTTTGATGATAACAACAATGTTGATCGGTCTTGTTTATATAATGTTAACAATGGAGATGGAGCTGGTTCTTATTGTGATGTTAATGATCAAAGAGAAGAACTTGGGAGAGTACAAACAAATGATGGTTCAAATTCTAATAATGTTGTTGCGGCTGAAAATTGTTTCCCGTTCTTGATGAGTACTGAGGGAGGAAATTTGTGGGAGAATTACAACTTGAAGGTTAACAAAGCAAACCAAAACCA GTAA